In Bradyrhizobium lablabi, one DNA window encodes the following:
- a CDS encoding glycoside hydrolase family 3 N-terminal domain-containing protein encodes MTKLFGTIALGILGLVFLSVGIKINEPYLISLRGSGAVALSIASNIVFMFLIRRGYWNGRGAPGRLLILLWCLPSLSMLYAYVSFEAGKRGVLRTDVVRAHILGRHFVVGYSSFDEVAPLAEKGLISGVYVSRHNVAGRTTEALKSEIAALQDRRRIAGLPPLIVAADQEGGIVSHLSPPLTALPPLSTLAGLPADIRAKRAEEFGRIHGQELAALGVNQDFAPVLDLRPEASHNRFDFNTLINQRAISGDPAAVTDVALAYIRGLEASGVAATVKHFPGLGRVRADTHHFNADLDTPLTVLEASDWRPFREVLAGSRAQLMIGHVTLTAVDPDRPASHSKRIVDEIIRQKWNYQGVIITDDLVMGAIYRHNICTAVVEALNAGVDLLLVAFDGSQFYRIFACASDAFGQGKLDTVMLRESEARLERTLPSD; translated from the coding sequence ATGACAAAACTCTTTGGCACCATTGCGCTCGGTATTCTCGGATTGGTGTTTCTTTCGGTAGGCATCAAAATCAATGAGCCCTATCTGATTTCGCTGCGCGGTTCGGGCGCCGTTGCGCTCTCTATCGCGAGCAATATTGTTTTCATGTTCCTGATCAGGCGGGGCTACTGGAACGGACGAGGTGCCCCGGGAAGACTGCTGATTTTGTTGTGGTGCTTGCCATCATTGTCGATGCTGTACGCCTATGTTTCGTTTGAGGCCGGCAAACGAGGCGTCCTGCGAACTGACGTCGTGCGGGCGCATATTCTGGGGCGACATTTCGTCGTGGGTTATTCATCGTTCGATGAAGTCGCGCCGTTGGCGGAAAAAGGCCTGATATCGGGCGTCTACGTTTCCCGGCACAATGTCGCAGGGCGGACAACCGAGGCGCTAAAGTCGGAGATTGCCGCATTGCAAGACAGGCGGCGCATCGCTGGTCTGCCGCCTTTGATTGTCGCCGCCGACCAAGAAGGGGGCATCGTGTCACATCTGTCGCCGCCATTGACGGCACTGCCCCCGCTATCCACCTTGGCGGGCTTGCCTGCGGACATTCGGGCAAAGAGAGCCGAAGAGTTCGGGCGCATTCACGGGCAGGAATTGGCGGCGCTCGGCGTGAATCAAGATTTTGCACCGGTTTTGGACTTGCGGCCGGAGGCAAGCCACAACCGGTTTGATTTCAACACACTGATCAATCAGCGCGCGATTTCCGGCGACCCGGCCGCGGTAACCGATGTTGCGCTGGCCTATATACGCGGGCTCGAAGCGTCCGGTGTTGCGGCGACCGTGAAGCACTTCCCTGGATTGGGGCGTGTGCGCGCCGATACGCATCATTTCAACGCTGATTTGGACACTCCTTTAACGGTGCTTGAGGCATCCGACTGGCGCCCTTTCAGGGAGGTCCTGGCGGGTTCGCGGGCGCAACTCATGATCGGACATGTCACGCTGACCGCGGTCGACCCGGATCGCCCTGCATCGCACTCCAAACGTATCGTCGACGAAATCATTCGCCAGAAATGGAATTACCAGGGCGTGATCATTACCGACGATCTGGTGATGGGTGCGATCTACCGCCACAACATCTGCACGGCTGTCGTTGAGGCGCTCAACGCGGGCGTGGATTTGCTGCTTGTCGCTTTCGACGGCTCGCAATTCTATCGCATCTTTGCGTGTGCGTCGGACGCATTTGGCCAGGGAAAGCTTGATACTGTGATGCTGCGCGAGAGCGAGGCGCGGCTGGAGCGGACGCTCCCGTCAGATTGA
- a CDS encoding acyl-CoA dehydrogenase family protein — protein MAGLGRKPNTSPFPQPDADDPAYAAMIARAKALIPRFRDRASRTEELRHLPSETERDLHEAGLFRIVQPKRVGGSEFDYVALVDCADAIGQADASVAWNLANLASHHWMLAMFDSRAQDLVWSKDANVLIASSFIFPAGRARKVDGGYVLRGSWPFSSGVDSSEWNMLASVVSSDDEADGIEYRIFLLNRSDYRIKDTWNSAGLGGTGSNDVEVNDAFVAEPMTVAVNDLGGGPTPGSAVNPNALYALPVFSLFPYVLSGVALGNAQACLDDYVEVARHRASTYNRAKLGDMQSTQIKIAEASAKIDAARLIMRSTCIEALAEARRGRLPDIAAKTKTRRDGAYAVNLCTEAVSLLFAASGARGLFTSAALQRQFRDAHAINSHLAFNFDAAGTNYGRVALGLPSENLTL, from the coding sequence ATGGCAGGCCTTGGTCGGAAGCCAAACACGAGCCCGTTTCCGCAGCCCGATGCGGACGACCCCGCCTATGCTGCCATGATTGCGCGCGCCAAGGCGCTGATTCCGCGCTTTCGCGATCGCGCCTCTCGAACTGAAGAGTTGCGGCACTTGCCATCGGAGACCGAGCGCGATTTGCATGAAGCGGGCTTGTTCAGGATCGTGCAGCCGAAGCGCGTGGGAGGCTCGGAATTCGATTATGTCGCGCTGGTCGATTGTGCCGATGCCATCGGTCAGGCCGACGCGTCGGTGGCCTGGAATCTCGCCAATCTCGCGAGCCACCACTGGATGCTGGCGATGTTCGACAGCCGCGCGCAGGATCTGGTCTGGAGCAAGGACGCCAACGTCCTGATTGCGTCCTCCTTCATTTTCCCGGCTGGACGCGCGAGGAAAGTCGACGGCGGATATGTCCTGCGCGGCAGCTGGCCGTTCTCGTCGGGAGTGGACTCCAGCGAATGGAATATGCTCGCCAGCGTCGTTTCATCCGACGACGAAGCCGACGGCATCGAGTATCGTATCTTTCTGCTCAACAGAAGCGACTACAGAATCAAGGACACATGGAATTCGGCCGGATTGGGGGGAACGGGATCGAACGATGTTGAGGTCAATGATGCCTTTGTTGCCGAGCCGATGACGGTGGCCGTGAACGACCTCGGCGGCGGCCCGACGCCTGGAAGCGCCGTCAATCCGAATGCGCTTTATGCGCTGCCGGTGTTCTCATTGTTTCCTTACGTACTATCCGGTGTCGCCTTGGGAAACGCACAGGCCTGTCTGGACGACTACGTCGAGGTCGCGCGACATCGCGCCTCGACCTACAACCGTGCGAAACTCGGCGATATGCAGAGCACACAAATCAAGATCGCGGAGGCTTCCGCCAAGATCGATGCGGCTCGTCTGATCATGCGCTCGACATGCATCGAGGCTTTGGCCGAGGCCAGGCGCGGTCGCCTTCCGGACATCGCCGCCAAGACCAAGACCCGCCGCGACGGGGCATATGCCGTCAATCTTTGTACCGAAGCGGTGTCGCTGTTGTTTGCGGCAAGCGGTGCGCGGGGATTGTTCACGTCGGCTGCGTTGCAGCGTCAGTTCCGAGACGCCCACGCAATCAATTCGCACCTTGCATTCAATTTCGATGCGGCTGGCACGAATTATGGGCGCGTTGCACTCGGCCTGCCGTCAGAAAATCTGACGCTTTGA
- a CDS encoding flavin reductase family protein — translation MTDAPKHPTSLDPAKELASDSSTIDPRDFRNALGTYATGVTIITAAGADGKPYGLTCNSFASVSLNPPLVLWSLGTFSQALTAFQNASHFAVNVLGASQQALATKFSKSSEDKFAGVEWTPGLGNAPLLADSVANFQCRAANRYYGGDHVIFLGAVEAYCYNRKEPLLFARGGYGQFLAGDGMSSAVKP, via the coding sequence ATGACCGACGCGCCAAAGCATCCGACTAGTCTGGATCCGGCTAAGGAGCTGGCCAGCGACAGCTCGACAATCGATCCCAGGGATTTCCGCAACGCGCTCGGCACTTACGCGACTGGTGTCACCATCATCACGGCTGCCGGCGCCGACGGCAAACCTTATGGGCTGACCTGTAATTCGTTTGCCTCGGTCTCGCTGAACCCGCCGCTCGTGCTCTGGAGCTTGGGGACGTTTTCGCAGGCGCTGACGGCCTTCCAGAACGCCAGCCACTTCGCGGTAAACGTGCTGGGCGCCTCGCAGCAAGCGCTCGCGACCAAATTCTCAAAATCCTCGGAAGACAAATTCGCCGGGGTCGAGTGGACGCCGGGTCTTGGCAATGCCCCCCTTCTTGCGGACAGCGTCGCAAATTTTCAATGTCGGGCCGCCAATCGGTACTATGGCGGCGACCACGTCATCTTCCTTGGCGCGGTCGAGGCGTATTGCTACAACCGGAAAGAGCCGCTGTTGTTTGCGCGGGGCGGTTACGGACAATTTCTCGCGGGTGACGGCATGTCATCGGCCGTCAAGCCATGA
- a CDS encoding TetR/AcrR family transcriptional regulator, with the protein MRRKAPPKRARAKQKRLSPDDRRKDFVAKATEFFSEQGFDGGTRDLARRLGVTQPLLYRYFPSKDDLIKEVYRTVYLEPFDPGWEKLLADRSRPIRDRLQEFYNAYTDVIFTRKWLRIYLYSGLKGLDINRWYVGVVRDKILSRIIRECRHEAGLPVQSKPTPPELEMAWVFHSGIFYYGVRKYIYESPVLEDKEQMIGDALDAFLAGFERVFAAPAAPRRAPAAPRRAPMKAVG; encoded by the coding sequence ATGAGAAGGAAAGCACCGCCCAAGCGTGCTCGCGCAAAACAAAAGCGATTGTCGCCGGACGATCGCCGCAAGGACTTCGTTGCCAAGGCGACAGAGTTTTTCTCGGAACAAGGATTTGACGGCGGGACGCGCGATTTGGCGCGCCGGCTCGGCGTCACCCAGCCGCTGCTGTACCGCTACTTTCCAAGCAAGGATGATTTGATCAAGGAAGTCTATCGCACGGTCTATCTCGAGCCGTTCGATCCGGGCTGGGAGAAGCTCCTCGCCGATCGCTCCCGGCCGATCCGCGATCGGCTGCAGGAATTCTATAACGCCTACACCGACGTCATCTTCACCCGCAAATGGCTCCGCATTTATCTGTATTCCGGCCTGAAGGGGCTCGACATCAACCGCTGGTATGTTGGCGTGGTGCGGGACAAGATTCTTTCGCGTATCATCCGGGAATGCCGGCATGAAGCGGGACTTCCGGTGCAAAGCAAGCCCACCCCGCCGGAGCTCGAAATGGCATGGGTGTTTCACAGCGGAATTTTTTATTACGGGGTTCGCAAATACATCTACGAATCCCCTGTGCTCGAAGACAAGGAGCAGATGATCGGCGATGCGCTGGACGCTTTCCTGGCCGGTTTCGAGCGGGTCTTTGCTGCGCCGGCCGCGCCAAGGCGCGCGCCGGCCGCGCCAAGGCGCGCGCCGATGAAGGCTGTGGGGTAG
- a CDS encoding polysaccharide deacetylase family protein gives MALTDRIPYQAQIDRPKLRLPGGKKLAVWVILNVEEWRIENAMPRTVLSPPMGQPLLPDVPNWSWHEYGMRAGFWRQFKALTDRNMPVTLALNANVCSSYPRVASVAREAGFEFMGHGFVQGPMHKLDNQADAIKRAVDTIANFTGKPPRSWESPGLTETNETLDLLRRNGIEYVADWVIDDLPQDISTPYGTITTIPYSVETNDIVIHALQHLPSEQFLKRCTDQFDRLYLEGASNARIMAISIHPYITGVPHRIKYLEALLDYVIGHEGVALMTASEIGDWYRAELSKPQ, from the coding sequence TTGGCTCTGACCGATCGCATTCCCTACCAGGCGCAAATCGACCGCCCGAAACTCAGGCTGCCCGGCGGCAAAAAGCTCGCGGTATGGGTCATCCTCAACGTCGAGGAGTGGCGGATCGAAAATGCGATGCCGCGAACCGTACTGAGCCCGCCAATGGGGCAGCCCCTATTGCCTGATGTGCCAAACTGGTCGTGGCATGAATATGGAATGCGCGCCGGTTTCTGGCGGCAGTTCAAGGCGCTGACCGACCGCAACATGCCGGTGACGCTGGCGCTGAACGCAAATGTGTGCAGCTCTTATCCTCGCGTCGCATCGGTCGCGCGCGAGGCCGGCTTTGAGTTCATGGGTCATGGATTCGTCCAGGGACCGATGCATAAATTGGACAATCAGGCCGACGCGATCAAACGGGCGGTCGACACCATTGCAAACTTCACCGGCAAGCCGCCGCGATCGTGGGAAAGTCCGGGACTGACGGAAACCAATGAGACCCTCGACCTGTTGCGTCGCAACGGCATCGAATATGTGGCGGACTGGGTGATCGACGATCTTCCGCAGGATATCTCGACGCCTTACGGCACCATCACCACGATTCCGTACTCGGTCGAGACCAATGACATCGTCATCCATGCGCTACAGCATCTGCCGTCCGAGCAGTTCTTGAAGCGCTGCACCGATCAGTTCGACCGCTTGTACCTTGAGGGCGCCAGTAATGCCCGGATCATGGCGATCTCGATTCACCCCTACATCACCGGCGTCCCGCACCGAATCAAATATCTGGAAGCGTTGCTCGACTATGTCATCGGCCACGAAGGCGTTGCCCTGATGACGGCGAGCGAGATCGGCGATTGGTACCGGGCCGAATTGTCGAAACCGCAATAA
- a CDS encoding LLM class flavin-dependent oxidoreductase translates to MNLGFFTMPIHPLDKDWLRSLNEDREAFLLADELGFTEAYVGEHVTDKAENITSCIAFLAWIAAATRQIKLGTGTINMPNTHPATVAASMAMLDHMLDGRLIFGISPGGLLSDAELFGNLDANRNEMFLESINQVLDIWAGEPPYNFQGKYWNISTQKTLIKDIGQGFIAKPLQRPHPPVVVTAVAPFSKGVTEAAARGWEPISANFLMPAWVKSHWPKYVEGCERGGRPADPANWRVAKSVFVAKDAATAKAYATDPEGPYVYYYRSLFTKLKNNGRIELFKTRRDQPDDEVTLEMICDRLIIHGTPDSVADQLLAFQDEVGEFGTLLYAGKDWMDRELGRQSMILMAEKVMPRVNAGTPKRFNVVEQSANPL, encoded by the coding sequence ATGAATCTGGGTTTCTTTACGATGCCAATCCACCCTCTCGACAAGGATTGGCTGCGGTCGCTCAATGAAGACCGTGAAGCCTTCCTGCTCGCCGACGAACTGGGGTTTACCGAGGCCTACGTTGGCGAACATGTCACCGACAAGGCCGAGAACATCACCTCTTGCATCGCATTCCTTGCGTGGATTGCAGCCGCGACCAGGCAGATCAAGCTCGGAACCGGCACCATCAATATGCCGAACACTCATCCTGCCACCGTCGCGGCCTCCATGGCGATGCTCGATCACATGCTCGACGGGCGCTTGATTTTCGGAATAAGCCCTGGTGGGCTTCTGTCGGATGCCGAGTTGTTCGGCAATCTGGATGCCAATCGCAACGAGATGTTTCTTGAATCGATCAATCAGGTTCTCGATATCTGGGCCGGCGAGCCGCCCTATAACTTCCAGGGAAAATACTGGAACATCTCGACGCAAAAGACGCTGATCAAGGATATCGGCCAGGGATTTATCGCAAAGCCCCTGCAGCGGCCGCATCCGCCGGTCGTCGTGACCGCCGTGGCGCCGTTCTCGAAGGGCGTCACCGAGGCTGCCGCGCGCGGCTGGGAACCAATTTCGGCAAACTTCCTGATGCCGGCCTGGGTAAAAAGCCACTGGCCGAAATATGTCGAAGGCTGCGAGCGCGGCGGCCGCCCCGCCGACCCCGCAAATTGGCGGGTCGCCAAGAGCGTCTTTGTCGCCAAGGACGCAGCGACAGCAAAAGCCTACGCGACCGACCCGGAAGGGCCTTATGTCTATTACTATCGCTCGCTGTTCACCAAGCTGAAAAACAACGGCCGCATCGAGTTGTTCAAAACCCGCCGCGACCAGCCTGACGACGAGGTAACGCTGGAAATGATCTGCGACAGGCTGATCATTCATGGGACGCCTGACAGCGTCGCGGATCAGTTGCTGGCCTTTCAGGACGAGGTCGGCGAGTTCGGCACGCTCTTATACGCCGGCAAGGACTGGATGGACCGCGAGCTTGGGCGGCAGTCCATGATCCTGATGGCCGAAAAAGTCATGCCGCGCGTCAACGCCGGCACCCCAAAACGGTTCAACGTTGTGGAACAGTCCGCAAATCCACTTTGA
- a CDS encoding FAD binding domain-containing protein: MKASAFNYARATSVLNALELLVAHGEKAKVLSGGQSLMPALNLRLIYPELVVDIGGLAELRGIAVADNVLTIGALTRHVDLARSPEIAAHAPLLTEAIAHVAHPAIRNRGTIGGSLAHADPASELPACMLALDATIVVRGQAGERRIPAGDFFTGIYETALSAQEILIAVELPIAQRNSVHFFYEFARRHGDYALTGLAAQATVAGGAFTGLRMAYFAVGDRPLLARAAEPLLNAIVTPALLSEASKALAEELDPQDDQQASASMRRHLAKVLMVRCVSALLGRPDLNAGGAV; encoded by the coding sequence ATGAAGGCCTCGGCTTTCAATTATGCACGGGCAACCAGTGTTTTGAACGCGTTGGAGTTGCTGGTCGCGCACGGAGAGAAGGCCAAGGTGCTGTCAGGCGGGCAGAGCCTGATGCCCGCCCTGAATTTGCGCTTGATCTATCCCGAACTTGTTGTCGATATCGGGGGGCTCGCCGAACTGCGGGGCATCGCAGTTGCGGATAATGTCCTTACCATCGGCGCGCTGACGCGCCATGTTGATCTCGCAAGGTCTCCCGAAATCGCCGCGCACGCCCCGTTGCTGACGGAAGCCATTGCCCATGTCGCGCATCCGGCGATCCGCAACCGGGGCACAATCGGCGGCAGCCTTGCGCACGCCGATCCTGCCTCCGAGCTGCCGGCCTGCATGCTCGCACTGGATGCGACGATTGTCGTTCGCGGTCAGGCCGGCGAGCGACGGATTCCTGCCGGGGATTTCTTTACCGGAATCTATGAGACCGCTTTGTCGGCGCAAGAAATTCTGATCGCCGTTGAACTGCCAATCGCACAGAGAAATTCCGTGCACTTCTTTTACGAATTCGCGCGCCGGCACGGCGACTACGCTCTTACGGGACTGGCCGCACAGGCGACCGTGGCGGGCGGCGCCTTCACCGGGCTTCGCATGGCCTATTTTGCCGTCGGCGACCGGCCGCTACTGGCCAGGGCGGCAGAGCCGCTGCTCAACGCCATCGTGACGCCTGCGCTGTTGTCGGAAGCATCGAAAGCGCTAGCCGAAGAGCTCGATCCCCAGGACGATCAACAGGCGTCCGCTTCGATGCGCCGGCATCTCGCGAAGGTGTTGATGGTGCGTTGCGTGTCGGCACTGCTCGGCCGCCCCGATCTCAATGCCGGGGGAGCTGTTTGA
- a CDS encoding (2Fe-2S)-binding protein has protein sequence MTALMPISLEVNGERIEAQVLPRLNLADFLREHLQLTGTHVGCEHGVCGACTVRVDGEIVRSCLTLAVQMHGASVETIEGLSDSGEIADLQAAFRDRNALQCGYCTPGMLMAAQDLLKQNAEPDRERIREHLSGNYCRCTGYQAIIDAVENTARARAGRRS, from the coding sequence TTGACGGCCCTAATGCCAATCTCCCTCGAGGTGAACGGCGAGCGCATCGAAGCGCAGGTTCTGCCACGTCTTAACCTTGCAGACTTCTTGCGCGAGCACCTGCAACTGACGGGAACGCATGTCGGCTGTGAGCACGGGGTTTGCGGCGCGTGTACGGTACGGGTCGATGGCGAAATCGTTCGGTCCTGCCTGACGCTCGCGGTACAGATGCATGGCGCATCCGTCGAAACCATCGAGGGATTGTCCGACAGCGGCGAAATTGCAGATCTGCAGGCCGCCTTTCGCGATCGCAATGCCTTGCAATGCGGCTATTGCACGCCGGGCATGCTGATGGCCGCGCAGGACCTGCTGAAGCAGAATGCCGAACCGGACCGGGAGCGGATACGCGAGCATCTTTCCGGCAATTACTGCCGCTGCACCGGTTACCAGGCCATTATCGATGCGGTCGAGAACACGGCGCGGGCGCGCGCGGGGCGCAGGTCATGA